Genomic window (Salvelinus namaycush isolate Seneca chromosome 27, SaNama_1.0, whole genome shotgun sequence):
ttttcaagacatcagtcaggaagttaaagcttggtcaaaaatgggtttccaaatggacaatgaccccaaacatacttccaaaattgtcgCAAAATtacttaagaacaacaaagtcaaggtattagagtgggcatcaccaagccctgacctcaatcctatagaaaacatttgggcagaactgaaaagcatgtgcgagcaaggaggcctacaaacctaactcagttacaccagctctgtcaggaggaatgggccaaaattcacccaacttattgtgggaagcttgtggaaggctacctgaaacgtttgacccaagttaaacaatttaaaggcaatataAATGTTTcctcatgtttcctccagcatcgtcacaaggttctttgcttttgttctgggattgattggcacttctcgcaccaaagtacgttcatctctaggagacagaacgtttctccttcctgaacggtatgacggctgcgtggtcccatggtgtttatacttgcgtactattgtttgtacagatgaatgtggtaccttcaggtgtttggaaattgctcccaaggatgaaccagacttgtggaggtctaccattttttttctgaggttttggctgatttcttttgattttcccataatgtcaagcaaagaggcactgaatttgaaggtaggccttgagaaatacatccacaggaacacctccaattgactcaaattatgtcaattagcctatcagaagcttctaaagccataacataattttctggaattttccaagctgtttaaaggcacagtcaacttaatgtatgtaaacttctgacccactggaattgtgatacagtgaattataagtgaaataatctgtctgtaaacaattattggaaaaattactaagtagatgtcctaaccgacttgccaaaactatagtttgttaacaagaaatttgtggagtgtttgaaaaatgaGTTAATGACCCCaacaagtgtatgtaaacttccgacttcaactgtatatacagggggacaatgtggctatatacaggggagtcATGCCGTCAACATGCGGTggaacaggttagtcgaggtaatatgtacatgtaggtaggggtaaattggggggtgggtggggtcaatgaaaatagtctgggtagctgttcaggagtcttatttttttatttttacccccttttctccccaattttcgtggtatccaatcgctagtaattactatcttgtctcatcgctacaactcccgtacgggctcgggagagacgaaggtcgaaagccatgcgtcctccgaagcacaacccaaccaagccgcactgcttcttaacacagcgcgcctccaacccggaagccagccgcaccaatgtgtcggaggaaacaccgtgcacccgccccccttggttagcgcgcactgcgcccggcccgccacaggagtcgctggagcgcgatgagacaaggatatccctgccggccaaaccctccctaacccggacaacgctaggccagttgtgcgtcgccccacggacctcccggtcgtggccggctgcgacagagtctcggcgcgaacccagagactctggtggcacagctagcgctgcgatgcagtgccctagaccactgcgccacccgggaggcttggAGTCTTATTgattgggggtaaaagctgtgaagaagccttttggacctaaacttggcgctctggtactgcttgccgtgcggtagcagagagaacagtttatgattAGGGTGGCggaagtctttggcaatttttagggacatcctctgacaccgcctggtatagaggtcctggatgacaggaagcttggccccagtgatgtactgggccataagcactaccctctgtagtgccttgcggtcagaaggccgagcagttgccataccaggcggtgatgcaaccagtcaggacgcGGTCggtggtgcaactgtagaactttgaggatctgaggacccatggcaaatcttttcagtctcctgtggggaataggcattgtcatgccctcttcacaactgtcttggagTGTTTGGACACCATTAATATTAGATTCCGTGCACCAGCTGGTAGattaaagacagacagaaagtaaacagcatagtggacAACTAGGAGCATTGAAGTGCGAGGCCAAACTTCTCAGCTGTTTTGGTCCTGTGGGTCCCACACACTGACTTGCAAGTCTCAAGTCAATTCTGACTCAAGTCCATGCCTCAAATACTGTAAATGATGGAAAACCACATTTCAGACCAATGTAATGCATGATTAGGACCATTGTAATAGGTTAAAAAAAGAGAATCTTTAAATGCATCATATTTTATTACAATATGGAAATATGTAAAACATCAAGCGAAGTTAGGAAAAGTTGTCAATGTCTCTCTTCATTTCCTAAAATGAACGAAAGGAAAATTAACAAAGATTTCAAGTCATTCACGTGACTCACACGCACATCAATTAACTAAGCACACATTTCAATGTAGGGAATGTTTTTGGTCTCCATACACAACGTACTGTATTTCCTACAACAAGTGACGTGAAAGAGTCCTAAGTTGTAAGCCACATACCTGTACGAGCTCCGTCTTATCAAAGTTCTTGCGGTGTCTGTAGATGCTCTGACACAACAACGCATAGAGCTTCTCCAGCTGATGCACCTCATAACCCTCAGTCTTGGACACAGCTCTTTTGAGCAATTCCTGGACAAGAAATATTACACAAATCACTGTATGAATATAGGATGAATGGTTAAGTGTTTGGCTGTGACCATGATTGTTTTCTGGACCGATATTTCTGGTCTACAACGTTCTGGTACATTGTAAGAAGCATGACCTGACCTAAAAGACTGGTCAGGAGGGTACAGTACCTTGAGTTTGTCGTGGTCCACAACCAGCTGAGGGGTCTTCTGGGTCAGGATCTCCAGGGCCTTGTCCACGTCGATcaactgctgttgctgctgcaccAGAGTCCTACTGGCACGGGTCACACGCCTCTCTGTTGGAGGGAAACgcaggaaggtgtgtgtgtgtgggggggggggggggggccgatAAGCTGAAGTCCCCTGCTGGCTGAACAGGCTATTGCTAATGCTAACACAATGTGCAATTGGTGTTGACATGCACATCTCCTAACATGCAAATGAGGTTTCTAATCGAACAGTGGATCTGAAGCATTAAGTGGAGGCATGGTTTCCTATTCTAGACCTTAGAGGTGTTACTTTGAAAAGCGTTCAAACTAAGGCACAGAAGACCATTATAAGCATTTGCACCATTAATGTCGTTTGATATCTACAACAAAGTCAACCTTTCTGCATGCGTTCACTCGCCCTCATGCTGTGGCGAACACATTTACAGTACAACCAAAGGCACTCACTTTTACAGAGTATTTAAATAAGTCAAGAGGTGGGTGTATCCCTTTAACTGATGCGTTATGCTGAGTTAGAGCTCCAACAGCAGGAGCCCCATAGACCAAAGGTCAGCGAGACTGACTGAACTGTTCCCGTCGGCCAGAAGCAGTAGCTTGCCTCGCTGCCCGTGTCCTGGACCCTAATACAGACCTATGTCCCAGTCCTCCTCCAACATTTCAGGCTCTTTGGTCTTTGCATGGTGTTTCTCCCCCTGATCTACCTCCTTTGTAGGGGTGTTGTTAACTGGACTTGATCATGTTCCACTGGAGGGCTGATGGTGGTCTCCAATGACTGCCACCACTGGACCGGCTTAGACCCCAGATTGGACGTGTGTGAGTCTTCTGTGGGGTCTTGAGCTTGCTGTTGCCAGTCTCCATTGGGGATGGTGGGCTGCTCTGTAACACAGGCCTCTTCCACATCCTCGGCAGGCTTAGTGGTCTTCTCTGAGGTACACTCCATAGGGGAGTCTCCACAGCCGTTCTCTAGAATAGTCTCCAAAGGCTTAGCTTGTTTCTCTTCACCCTCCTCTATGCGatccctctcatcctcctcttcctccccagaGTTTGTGATCTCCTTGTTGGAAGAAAGGGAAGACGTGGGTTTCTTTTTAATTCTTCTTTATGATGCCGGAGCTCCATTTGCTTTTGGGTCGTGTTTTGGGCCGTTTCTTCTCACGGGCTAGTAAAGTGGTTAAATAGAGAAGGTCATTTAACACGATAGAGAAATGgacaggcagaaagacagactTCTCTGTAACCATGAATATcccattcctctcctccctggcTCTCAATTTCTGCTCTTCCCTGTCATCGTGGTTTTTTAACTGTTTGGTCTGGTCTTCTGACTGGTCCACTCAACTGGAAagactcctcctcttcctctggctACACCTACTTCTGTTCCTGTCCTGATCGTTGGTACGTCCACTTTCTATCACTCGCAACACATCTGGCTGGTATTAGTTTTCTGCCCTTACATTTTGAAACACTACTACTGATAATAACTGCTTAtgtactgtaaatcaagcagtaAAAAAAACTTTGGTGGTTTCCCAGTGTCTACCAttcagtgccttcaaaaagtattcacacccctttactttccccacattttgttgtgttaccgcatgcatttaaaatggattacatttagatttctttgtcactggcctactcacaataccccataatgtcaatgtggaattatgtttttagaaatgataataaattaataaaaaatgaaaagctgaaatgtcttgaatcaataagtgttcaacccatttgttatggcaagtctaaataagttcaggagtaaagatttgcttaacaagtcacataataagttgcacagACTCatcattctgtgtgcaataatagtgtttaacatgatttttgaatgactacctcatctctgtaccccacacatataattatctgtaaggtccctaaggtcgagcagtgaatttcagacacagattcagccacaaagaccagggagtttttccaatgccttgcaaagaagggcacctattggtagatgggtaaaaaaacaataaaaaaacacatacattgaatatctctatgaccatggtgaagttattaattacactttagatggtgtatcaatacacccagtcaataaAAAGACACAGGCGGCCTTCCTTACTCAGTTGccgtagaggaaggaaaccgccaattgtgattttaaaacagttacagagtttaatagctgtgataggagaaaactgagaaatggatcaacaacatagtagttactccacaataccaacctatttgacagagtgaaaataacgAAGCCTGAACAggataaaaatattccaaaacatgcatcctgtttgcaacaagtcaCTAAAGTAATACAGCTAAAAgtttggcaaagcaattaactttttgtcctgaatacaaagtgttatgtttggggcaaatccaatacattactgagttcccccctccatattttcaagcatagtttTGGCTGCATAATGTTATGTGTaagcttgtaatcgttaaggagtGCAGAGTAttacaggataaaaaataaactaactggagctaagcacaggcaaaatcctagtagaaaacctggttcagtctgctttccaccagacactgggagattaattcacctttcagcaggacaataacttaaaacacaaggccaaatctacactggagctgcttaccaagaagacagtgaatgttccggagtggtcgagttacagttttgacttaaaatctgaaaaatggttgtttagcaacgATTAACAagcaatttgacagagcttgatgaaatttgaaaataataaaaatgggcaaatgtttcacaatccagatgtggaaagctcttaaaaAGACTAACCCAGAAAAATGAacagctataatcgctgccaaaggtgcttctacaaagtattgactcaggggtgtgaatacttattgtaaatgatatatttctgcatttcattttcaatacatttctaaaaatatgttttcactttgtcattatggggtattgtgtgtagattggtgagaagtttatttaatccattttgaattcaggctgtaatacaacaaaatgtggaataagtcaagtatgaatacattctgaaggcatgTCATTTCCACTGGATGTTCCTCTGCTCTGTAACAAATAACCTACCAATAAACAGTTAAGAAGTAGATTGGTGAGACTTACGTGCGGGCCGTGGGGTGTTGGCAGTGAACGGGGTGCTGGCGTCTTTGCCAGTGTTACCACCTGGCCTCTTGGACTCTGCGAACCCTTCCTCTCTGGGCAAGGTCTGGTAGTAAGAGGGGGCGAACTTTGATGACGTGCACCCTGTTAGCAGACATTAACATGTTATTCGCTTTGTCAATGAAAACTAAGATGTTTCTGGGAAAATAAGAGAGGGTTCATCTCATCATTGGACAAATAGTTCAAGAAGCTGACACTAGACACTGAAACAATAACTAGCTGAACTCGTCTGGAGAGTGGTTGGTCACACTATATTTgaatactatcaacaaactatttgttgataagcaactgcttgctaaggctACGGTTGGgtttaggtttagaataagggttaggagatagttagttgaaatgttactgatagtccatctgtagatgctctacagatggactatctaaATAAAGTGTTACCTAGATGTTACTACTGTAGCTTTTAAATCCCAGCAATACGGCAACGTTATTACCTCTCTTGTTGCGTGACTCTCTGATCTGCTCACAGATCCTGTTAAAGTCCTCGTCCAGTTCGTCCCGGATGATGGCGTGGGTCGTGTCCTTCAGGGCACAAGCCCGGTGACGAATCTGACGATCTGgaaacacaaagagagagagagagacattgatgACAAAGGTACATCGGTAGGGGGCCTTGTCATCCACGGGGCCGACTAACTGCAGCGGAACAACGAGAAGGGAGATAACTAACAAAAACTAATGTAGCATACTCAATGGAGTAAGATAagcttggtcccagatctgtttgtaatGTCTTGCCAACTCCTCCGGTCATTGGCAAGACAGCGgaaaacagatctggaaccaggctagaaTTACATTTCAGTTATCATTTAATAATAATAGCAGCATTCAGCTGAATGAGCTGGAGATGATTGTAGGTATACCAGATGGGTCGCTGTCAGGGTTGTACTCCAGGGCGTTCTTCCAGATCAGGTCCACGTCGTTGACAAACTCCCTGACGGTCACGTACTTGTGGAGGTCGACCTTGGACAGTACAGTGGAGAGGTCCATGGGATGCCTGATCACCTTAATATAGTCAGGAACCTGGTGAGAGAAGAACACAAACCATTGATAAGATGGGGGACACAATACCACTCTGATAGGTTGTTTTGGATGAGCGCGTCGGTAAAGGAGAGAGGCTACAGATCTGAGGTGATAAGAGTGCAGCCCAAGGAACCACAGCTCACTTAGACTGTATGTACTTGTATTCAGACTCGCTAGTTAAGTATTGACTAAGTTTGGGCCATTCAACTTACATTAGAGTAAAAGTAATCTTGACTatttgcatttatttattttaccaggtaagttcactgagaacatattctcatttaaagcaacgacctggggaatagttacaggggggggggggggggatgaattagccaattggaagctggggatgatgaTGGCCATGATGGAATGAGGGCCAGATTGAGATGTTTTCCAGGACACCGTGGTTAACACCTCTATTCTTACAataagtaccatgggatctttagtgaccacagagagtcaggccaccaatttaacgtcccatccgaaagatggcaccctacacagggcaatgtcccctgGACTACAACACCTCATCTTCCTTCCTTGTTCCGCTCTCTTTTTCGGTGTTCTCTCCCTACCTCTTCTATGTCCACAGGCTTAGTGAAGGCCTTGAAGCGCTTGTCCTGGGAGAGGCGCTCGGTGACGTTGCGCAGGAACAGCCTCAGCTCCCTGAGTGTGTCCTCTTCCTGCTCCTCCAGACGCAGACGCTCCCTCTCACTCATCTGcctggggggaggaggaggggcaaGGGGGAGCACCTCCATGGCATGCATCACTGAGGTGGGGGAGGCAGAGCgggtaaaggaggaggagggttCAAATGGAGATGGGACACAAACAGCAATTATACCAAGTGATTATCAAAAGGTATACGTGTCTTGTACTTACAGGCTTTCTTCTTGGAAGCAGGTGCCCTGGCAGCCTGGCTAAGGATGAGATTCTCAAAGAACTTCCTTCTCTCCTGCTGGGTGGGAATTTGGATAGAGTGCACTTCTCCATACTCCAACCGGAACAGAGTCTGGATCTGCGAGAGACAAATTGTTGAATAGTTACCTCAGTGACCATTTAGGGCCTTCACCTCTACAAAGAGTATTAActgaatgtaaaaaaatatatatatatataatttttttaatgggTTGAGTAGCCCAGTAAGGTACACATACCACTCCTCTACAGTACTTGTGATGTATTGTGGGGAAGGCCCAGGTAAGACCTACCTCGTCGGCCAAGTCGTGGTGAGCCACGTTGCTGGTGGCCAGCAGCATGatgggggagaaggaggggatgTCCTGCAACAGGCTGAGGAAGGTGGCCTTGAGGGCCAGGCCCACCGTGTCCCACCACTGCTGGATGTGGGGGATGTACAGGATGCTGGGGGAGGTCCGCTTGGCCTCGCAGAACACCTGGGGCAGGCAGGGCGAGAGGTCACCGACACTATCACTCACCAACCAATCTTCCTGCCCTTGACTTAGTAATTATGTGCTTGATGGAGTTAGCCTTTCTACATTGAAGTCAACTCTGGGGCTATAGTTCTCTGCACCACAAATGAGAGGAGCATGTTAACATTTCACTTCTAAAAGATTCGGTTCAGCCAGTACCTGAGCACAGGCCTCCTCGGGGGAGGTGCAGCTGACTCCAAACAGCACGGCCATGTCCAGGGTGTAGACGGTGAACTTCTCCAGGGCGTGGAGCACGGCGGGGGCCAGGTGGGAACTCTGACCCGCCCCGGGACGCCCAGCCAGCAGCAGCCTGGGCCGGTAGGTGGTGGGGTGGCAGGTCGCACTCCTGGAACAGGAGGCGAGAGGTGAAGCGAATGGAGACTCCGGGATGTGATTATGAACGGAAACAACGAGAATAGGGGGTTTATTTAAGGTTAAAATGTATCTACGTCTTATAGGTAGGCTATACCTTACCTGGCAAAATGGAGGAAGCTCCCTTTGGTGGTGGTCTGTTTGGTGATGGAATTATTGGATGAGGGGCCCTCATCCCCACTGTACATGAGGTCATCCTCCAGAATGCTGGCTGTCAGATCTGACCAAAGGAAAAAGTTGATTGAGAAGTTGCATCAACTGAACTTAACCAACAATCCACTCTAACAGTGacctagcctggtcccacatctgtttgtgctgtatagccaacattggcatgacaatgaccataggagtcgGCAAGACAGCACAAAATAACGACCGTGACTGTGTTCTCAGACCAAACTGAACCGCGACCCGGACCCACCTGTGTCCCTCTTCCTCTTGAGGCCCTGCTCGGCGTGGGGGAAGACCTTCTGCAGTGCGTCCAGCACGTTGGTGAGTTCGTTGCCCAGCAGGGGCGTGACCACAGGGGTCAGGGCCTTGGCAGGGGACGACACGGCCCTCTGGGAGGCTGGCACCATCTTCCTCACGGCGGCCACAAAGTCCCGACTGTTGATGTTGATGGAGCCCACATCCAGCAGGAGCTTCTGGGACGTGCTGTAGATCTGGGGGTAACGGCGGCGCAGCGCGCAGAGGGCCGCCTCGGCGCACACCGCCTTGATGTCGGCGCCGCAGTAGCCTGGGGTACAGAGGGGGAAGACGTTGCGGATAATACGTGGCATGTGTAGGATTGACTGTGGAACTGTGTTAAATCGATAGATTAATTGTGGTGAATCTGTCTGAATATTATGAGACAACAAAACTACATAGTCCTTTTTGTTCTTACAATTAGTGTGAAATTTTGACTTCCCCAACGCTAGAGTTGATTTGGTATACATTAATCACCTACCGACACATTTATCAGCCAACTCTTCCAGGAAAGGATCGGAGGGTGTAGGATTCCACTGTCTGGTGTGAATCTTTAGGATATCTTTCCGGGACTGAAGTTGGAGAAAGAAATTAAAAGGTAAAGCACACAAATGAAACGTAAATGCACGTAGGTCTCTGATTTCAGTGGAAGAGTCGGATAAACATTGGAGTTACACATGCACACATATCAACTCAAGTgatgattccccccccccccccccccacctgggATCAGTCTTACCTCGCGATCAGGGAGGCCAAAGAGGAACTCCCTGTCGAAGCGTCCGGGGCGTCTAAGGGCGGGGTCGATGGAGTCCAGTCGGTTGGTGGCTCCAATCACCACCACCTCTCCTCGGCTATCCAGGCCATCCATCAGGGCCAGCAGGGTGGACACGATGGAACTGCAGGAAGGAACCACAAGGGGGGAGTACACAATGTTGCATGCAGGTGCAATCAAGGGTAAGTCTCTGTAAGTAATGACTTCACTGGTGTGAAATGAGAGTGGCTGAAATGTCTCACCTGTGTATCTGGTCTTGGCGACTGGAGCGCACCGGAGCCAGCCCATCAATTTCATCAAAGAAGATAATGGCTGGCCGCATCTGGTAGGCCTGTGGGTACAAATAATGAGTCTTGCGGTCAGTGCAAGTACATCTCTATATAATAGGCATTACCCTAAAACACTGTATAGCCAGCCACCCTTGCATTTCACTTTGCAGAGTTACAACAAGAGACCAATAGTGACTTGAGCAGAAAATTCTGATAGATAGACCATTGAGTCTAGTATTTGCCTCACAAAAACTGAATGCACTGATAATTACATGAATGATCTCCAGTGTGTTGTATGAGGAAATGTACTTTACTTGGTCAAAGAGCAGCCTTAGCTGGCGTTCCGACTCGCCCACC
Coding sequences:
- the LOC120022333 gene encoding ATPase family AAA domain-containing protein 2-like is translated as MAKDSEDTDILRQKMGLKMQDVDKTPVPEGSPRPGGSQGVVRRSTRTTRDQQSMIYDCLITNTAEAVLHKIDDMKMCRHLKNSKQSRMYSKAQRKKTIDSPTVKTVSKQEAEEYSDDGDDDDDDDDEDDENDDNSKRYEPRQKNAVVRYHAPLDESRKQPFFDRQASSTRGSYRISASVPRSAHTTSRRSGRRRHAWHTREASSSDEDDSSDEEDAEQEAKNRSVNMCLPLNLRKEDILGIHKDRMKMGASLADVDPMAIDQSVRFDSVGGLTSHISALKEMVVFPLLYPEVFEKFKIQPPRGCLFYGPPGTGKTLVARALANECSQGDRKVAFFMRKGADCLSKWVGESERQLRLLFDQAYQMRPAIIFFDEIDGLAPVRSSRQDQIHSSIVSTLLALMDGLDSRGEVVVIGATNRLDSIDPALRRPGRFDREFLFGLPDRESRKDILKIHTRQWNPTPSDPFLEELADKCVGYCGADIKAVCAEAALCALRRRYPQIYSTSQKLLLDVGSININSRDFVAAVRKMVPASQRAVSSPAKALTPVVTPLLGNELTNVLDALQKVFPHAEQGLKRKRDTDLTASILEDDLMYSGDEGPSSNNSITKQTTTKGSFLHFARSATCHPTTYRPRLLLAGRPGAGQSSHLAPAVLHALEKFTVYTLDMAVLFGVSCTSPEEACAQVFCEAKRTSPSILYIPHIQQWWDTVGLALKATFLSLLQDIPSFSPIMLLATSNVAHHDLADEIQTLFRLEYGEVHSIQIPTQQERRKFFENLILSQAARAPASKKKALMHAMEVLPLAPPPPPRQMSERERLRLEEQEEDTLRELRLFLRNVTERLSQDKRFKAFTKPVDIEEVPDYIKVIRHPMDLSTVLSKVDLHKYVTVREFVNDVDLIWKNALEYNPDSDPSDRQIRHRACALKDTTHAIIRDELDEDFNRICEQIRESRNKRGCTSSKFAPSYYQTLPREEGFAESKRPGGNTGKDASTPFTANTPRPAQRRVTRASRTLVQQQQQLIDVDKALEILTQKTPQLVVDHDKLKELLKRAVSKTEGYEVHQLEKLYALLCQSIYRHRKNFDKTELVQEMKRDIDNFS